The Epinephelus moara isolate mb chromosome 21, YSFRI_EMoa_1.0, whole genome shotgun sequence DNA window TTGCAtgtcaaaaaacagttttaagtgctttttaaaaagttacCAGACCCCAAGACAACATCCTGAggctgcttgttttgtctgaagtAGGGCTTCCTACTAACATTTATCTTTATTGTTGAGTAGTCTGTCAGTTACTGCCTTGATTGATCAATCAATTGTGTGGTGTACATGTAATACAATGGAGAAAAATGTGGCACACATTCCCAGACTTCaaactgacatgttttaattgCTCTTTTGTCTGAAATATTGCCCTaaacacaaagatattttaGTTATGGTTAtatcaaacacagaaaaacttGCAAATCCTCAcaaatattcagtatttttgcttaaaatgcTTCATAAAAACGAATGGTTTCAGGCGTCCTGTTGGAGAATTCAAAGCTTTGACTTTGCAGAAAGAGAGATAATACTAAAAACTGAGCTGCAACTAAAAACTTATTCTTTCTTGACAAATTCTTTAATATAtaaatgttggaaaaaaaagtggcaaGTAACATAACAGTGATTAACCCCCaatgtgacatcttcaaatttgCCTGTTTTGTCCAAAATCCAaatttaaaatgatataaaacatataaaacatcTGCAGTTTTACCTGGTAAGTGACTTCAAAGATGAATCAATTAGCGGAGTTACTGTCAATTAATCTTTTCTCAgttgatttattgtttcagAGCTAATTAAAAGTAGCATCATGGAGTCATTTAGAGACACATCAGTAGGAAAAACATCATGTAAACCCACAGCACCGGCGTAATTAAAGGCCTCCCGTGTGCATCCTCGGCCCCTGCAGGTGTAAAATTGAATCTGGAGTCTGAATCAAAGCCGCCCGTCTCAGCCACCCATGGGGGCTGCGGGGTGACCCTCAGAGATCCCATTAACTCTCATGAGCTTCCCAGGGGAGTTTTGTCTTATTAAAGGCTCCACTGAAACCtgcttcagctgtgtgtgtgtttgtgttgttccCTGTCTCTGCAGCACTGGGAGGACGACGTGCGCCGCTTCCACAGGATGTTCAGGCACTCCACTGACACAGAACTGGTTGTGCTGGTTGGAAATCACGACATCGGTTTCCATTACGAGTGAGAACAAGCTTTACagcattattgttttattgttcaaCCTTCAGTCTTGTGTGCTGCCCAATCATGTTCAGGTTGCCTCTGATTAAGGTGTGCAGGGTTCAAGGAAAGAGTCACAATAAAATCTGAACTTTGATTTTACTAGTTACCACATGATGATTTTTAGTCTTGTCATTCACTGCCACAGCTACAGAAATATCTGAAAACAGACTCAAAAAGTTATTTAGCTAGGCAAGACTTTGTCCACATCACATAACCTTTGAGGAAACATTTGATTATAAGCCAAATAGGATGAATTACACTGAGATATACGGTACAAGGGTCGGACACTGTAAAAAGTGTTCAGGGCCATAGATACCTGTGAGGACACTGAGGTATTGTCTGAAGTAGGATgtcattatcttttttttatactgtcaacaaagcagaaacaaaaggcttTATTACAGTCAGCCCTCTTGggtcacaaaaacaaatctgtacAATAAAATGCAACGCTTGTGTCAAACAGGTCTTGATTCAACTTTATGGTAATTTACCGAGCCTGTATTGCATTGCATTATATTGCAGAGATGTTGCATTTATTGTGTCCACCCCCGTGAATGCAACGCTCTTTTTTGTTTGAAACTCTTGTTCTTAATATCTCAGGGGAAGGAGCggtgagagaaaacaaaatgagatGCACGAAATCATCCTGCAGTAAAGTATTTGATGCCTGTGATTCAGAAATGTGGGATtatgcagacacacagctgcTCGTATGTGCTTTGATTGGACGCGTGCAGGAGGAAGTGAGATGGCACAGCTCTTATGTAACAGTGTATGACAGACAGACGTGACAGACTGAGCAGCAgggtttctctttttttttttctgtgctgtgtgaCGAGTGTGTTGTGTCTCCCTGCAGGATGGACTGGTTCAAGCTGCAGCGCTTTGAGAAGGTCTTCAACGCTTCCTCCACCCGCATCGTCACCAAAAAGGGAGTCAAGTGAGTGATGGGAGGATGCAACATACAACATACATGATGACCCCTGCTGGAATGTTACTCAGCAGGCTGGAAGGTCACAGGTTTAATCCCCTTGAGTCGGtctgtgccaaaaaaaaagcttttaaaacacacaacaggCGGTAAACTGTTCTACCAATATCTGCAAACAGGCACAAATGACAAAATTGCGTTCCTGTTTTCACACTGTGTGCTGAAGAACAGCAAACGCTGCAAAAATtgtgcattttttgtttgttgctgaGTTCTGAAAGTCTTTAAAATTTGTCCTTGTTTGCTGAAGCCCGgggtgtgtggagtttgtatgttctccccgtgtcagcgtgggttttctccagcttcctccgccagtccaaagacatgcaggttaactggtgactctaaattgcctgtacatgtgaatatgagtgtgaatggttgtctgtctctatgtgtcagctctgtgacagTCTGGAGACCTGTCTaaggtgtaccccacctctcgcccaatgccATTCGAGACAACAATAGTTACTAATTTCAGGCGATATGCTTTTATTATATAATTTAACCAATCAAAAAggtattattatattatattaaactTGAACTGAAACCAAACATTTATTATAAAACTGCATTTATCATGAATATGGTTAATATTAAATTGAtaaaacaatatgtattttcaCATAACTGTCCATAACTGCCTGtgattcttttattttttaaaaaaaaaaatccagcaaaTACACAATTTGCCTCCTGTAGCTGCacttcaaaaataataatagaccATTTTGAAGGTTGTTATGGTGTGAGTCATACTAAACTGCAAGCGGACAGATAACTATGTTGGTGCAGTAGTGATGTAGCGTTGCAATGTCGTACAATGTTATGTCAGTGCTTGGTGTGGTCTTAAAGGGGCAggtcatcccaaaatcaaaaatgcatatttttcctcttacctgtagtactgtttatcagtctagattgttttggtgtgagttgccaagtgttggagatatcagctgtagagatgtctgccttctcaccagtataatggaactagatggcactcggcttgtggtgctcaaagtgccaaaatagtacatttgaaaagcacaacagtaatgtctctttctagaaatcaagacccagttactcaagataattcacagaccttgttgtgagcagtttaatgcaggagctattttctttctaccgaattACACCCACCAAtcatatcactgcacagagggaagtgtgcatcttCTGGTAGCTCACATTAGAgcgcggctcgggccgcattttcctgaccaaacctgacagTCCGAGACAGTTATAACTGAGCCCGGCCTGACCCTGACAGACTTTCTGATTTTTAAGTCCGAACCCAACTTGAGCCCAACGCAGTTTATTACCTGACATAGTAATTGTTATCATGGTTACAGCTTGTCTGTTTACTGTGATCAcacatggacagtgtgtaaatgaccagcAAAAGGCTGCTGTTCACACAgtcaaacaccacacacacactgcaggacaGCACAGCGCACACACTCaattggagcggagcctgtgttgcgttcagacgttgtcacgtaaataacaaatttcaGCACTTGAATAgtccatagcacaacacagcagcatgtcaagtgggccgaacctgaactgaacccgagcaaaatttcTGATTTATTATCCGAACGCGGCCCGACCCATCAGGTTCCAATGGGTCCCTTCGGGCTTGTCTCGGGTATCCACACTCTGGCTGacatagcaccactgagctagcttcTGTTACATATCAGCCAAAGAGGACGCCATTGATCTGTACATCTTGAACTGAGTAGATGctcacttccttctgtgcagtgacatagttggtgggtgtagttcagtagaaagaaaatagttcctacatgaaactgctcacaacaaggtctgtggattatcttgagtaaccaggtcatggtttcagggaagagacattgctgttgaggttttcaaatgttagtttttggcactttgagcaccacaagctgagtgccatcgagtttcattatattggagagaaggcagacatctctacagctgatatctccaacactcgagaactcacaccagaacaatctagactgataaatagcactacaggtaagaggagaaatatgtatttttgattttgggatgaactgttcctttaagtacaAGAGACACCACACAGAGCTGTTATCATGGCTGCTCAGAAGCTCAACAGTTGACCTTTAAGCCCAAAGATGTCAGCGCAGCTTTCCCTCCACACAAGATTTATGTTATGGTATTCGACAGAATTTCCTTAAAGCGCCCAAAAACCTTATAATATGATGTATCTCCACAGCCTCACTGCAGCTCCTCTGTACTTCATGCCAGACTTACtgagtctttttttctgtctcttccttcaGTTTTCTTCTGGTGAATAGCGTGGCCCTGCATGGCGACGGGTGTCCCATCTGCCAGTCGGTGGAGAAGGAGCTGATCAAACTCTCCAGAGACCTCAACTGTTCTCTTCAGGTGGGAGGAAAATTTTTCTGGAAGTTGCACACTTTCACGCTGTCAGCACCTTGAACACACTCTGCTGCTGGAGTGTGAAAGACTCAAGTCAAGCgaggaggaaggaaaaaaacacacttacatCCAAAGCTCGGTTGTACCTGGAGCAggtgttttgccttttttatacATGCAGTGTTTGTAGAGGCAAATTAAAAGTGTCTGCTTCTCCATCTTCCCACAAATCTTGAGACAGAAGGAGTGGAGagatatgaaataaaaatgatgactgATGTCTGAGGACGCACTGTGAGCTCGTGGACAAGACGGCCGATTAATTCTTTATGTCGTCTTTTCTGCAGAATTCGCAGTCCGGCAGTGGAGCAGCGGACAGCTGTGAGGGCTCACAGCTCTATCCTCCCACACCCCCCATCATGTTACAGGTAAACTGCAGGTGTACTCTGCATGTGCGAAAACATAAACGCCAACAAGGATACAGTCGCTCCTCATCAGATGCTCTGGTCAGGGAAAGAATTAGTGCTGAAACCATTAGTTGATTAGAGGACAAGTCTGTCTTGTGATTATTCCTCCCGTCCATGCTGGCCTTGAAGAGACTCCTGTCTTCCAAAGTTACTGACTTTTAAGATCGAAATCCCTGTTTTTCCCAGACTGTTTCCTTCAGATAAGGGATGGTCACAGAAAGAGGGAATTTCCCGCTGAGAAAATACCTGCTAAATTAGATTCACACTGCTGAAGCCTGGTATTATCTTTGAGGACTGTGGATTTTCTCCCATCACTCAGATAAGCAGGGATCTCTTCACAGCCATTATGGACATGAGGAATGATTACAGTGACCAGTAACTGtttcaacacacacaagcatgtgaATATCATGTTAAAACAGACTCAAACATTTCCATACTCATCCATTAAATAATTATTCAACCGACAGAAAATTAAGCAAAGACAATTTAAGCAACTGATTCATTGTCATTTATGAAGTCAAAATTCAGTAAAACAAGCTGGTTCCTGTTTCTCAGATGTGAATATTTGCAGCTGAACTCTGCTTCACATCATTTTCTTGGGGGTTTAACTATACCATCATCTGGCAGATTTTGTCCTAAGTCTTTAAGAGGCTTTGGTGTGCTAATTTCTTTAGCAGAAGGAAGTGGTACCAAAGAGACTAGACGACCCCAGAAGGCATCCATTAGTACCAACCCTGTCATGCTAGCTTGTCGGGAAGGgagctaaataatgctccaaagtaaTTCCAAATTTCGATAAGGGAAAAAGTGATATGGCTATTTTCACAGGGGTgccttgacctctcacctcaagatatctgaatgaaaatggattcAGTGGGCTCCAACGAGTCTCCCTTCAACAGACATGACTGCTATACTAGTCCCATATTATTTTGGGCAAAAACCATGTGGTCTGCCTATCCTAAAAATGGTGTATTTGAGTATTTTTGCATACTGGGGTCCTTAAACACTCTTAGATTGCATGAAAttgactggaaagctgagactcttaCTGATTCAAGGCCCCTAACTGTATTCATGTATGATCATGTAAGCCCACATAGTAGCCATTTCACTGTAGCGACACTATTTTTTCGAAACTTCAACTCACTATCAAGTGTAGCTAAGGAGAAAGAGGCTTCAGCTACCAATCGGAAGGTTAGTGGTTCAGTCCCTGGCCACTGCAGTctacatgttgaagtatccttggaagacatacatacatactacCATCAGAGTgggagtgtgtgtaaatgattATGTGATGAGCAGGTGGCAGGCTTCGGCTACCAgttcatgaatgtgtgtgaatggggaGAATGGTGCCAGTAGTGTAAATCGTTTTGAGTGGTCATTAATACTAGAACAGTGCTATgtaaatgcagttcatttactTTATAAAATGACCTATAGTGACCGCTAGGATCATCAGAACATCATTAAACGTTTACAACCACAAACCAGAGACCTTGGGAATTCAGAGAACGTAAGGCTTTCATAGGTGTATTGACAATATAGGGGTTTCCCAGCAATTTCCATAATAGAAGTGCTTACAGATACTACAATACTTACAGAGATATGAAAAGTTTTTTGATACCAGATCACAGTATCAATCTTTCCatggtgttcctcaaggtcttGGTGTCTGAATGTTGTATTTTGGAGGGACTCTCGAATGGTAAAAATGCTTAAACTTTGCACCAAATCTGTTTAGCAAATTGTATCAACCTTAAAATTGCTGCAACaacttattattattcaaatatttttattgaattttcacatatttaaaacattcaaacaggaagcagcacagAAACAGTGCGCACAAAGCCTACATACAAGTCTCACATCGTACCAAATACACATACCAATTGTGCTCACAATTGTGCTCATATTGGACCATATACTAGTTGATCaacatattaaataaataaataaagtaaaataaataaataaatttaaaaaaaaaaaagagaagaaagtataaataaatagattcaaaatataattaaaataaaattaagataAAATCAGGTGCCAGGATTGCCTGTACCCACAGAGACAAATTCCTGttcaaaataagataaaaatggtTGCCAGACTTTATAGAAATTTCGAGAGGAGCCTCGAATGGTGTACTTGAGGTATTCAAGTTTGAGGTGTGCCATCACCGTCTCCACCCAGCGTTTATGTGACGGTGGTGCTGCCTTCTTCCAACTTAAAAGAATCAGTCGTCTAGCCAATAATGTGGAAAAAGCTACAACCTCTGCCTGACTTGCCGATAGCTGTGCCTCATCTAGCACCACACCAAAGATGGATGTTAAAGGGTTAGGATTGATGTCTTTGCCACATATAAATGAGAAGGTTCGGAATACATCTGTCCAGAATTTAGCCAACCTGGGACATTCCCAGAACATATGGCTGAGATCAGCTGGCTCCAGGTTGCATCTGGGGCAGGATGGGTCAGAGCCTGGGTAGATTTTCGCCAGCCTGCTCCTGGACAGATGCAGCCTGTGGATCACCTTGAACTGTATTAACCCGTGCCTGATGCACACAGAAGATGAGCGTACGAGTTTTATTGCCCGCTGCCATTCCAGATCCGACATTTCTATCCCTAGCTCCTCCTCCCACTGCCTTCTTATGTGTCCAAGGGATGGGGAAGCCGATCTTTGGATGTTTTCATATAGGATGGACACCATACCCCTACGGGTGGGGTCTGTATTCAGCAGCTCATCTATCCAGCCACCTTGTGGTGAATTCAGAGACGGAGGGACGTGTGTTTTTACGAAACTACGGACCTGTAGATACCTGAAGAAATTGCACTTAGGGATAGTGAAGTCTGTACTTAACTGCTGGAATGATCTAAAAacgccatttttaaaaaggtctTTCACACACTTGAGCCCATTTCTGGACCAGAGCTGAAATGAAGAGTCTATAAGGGACAGAGGGAACATAGGGTTTGAcacaatgggggctgtggggaGGGCTTCTCTACTGTTAAAGTGGATTCTGAACTGTGACCATATCCTGAGCAAACCGCGGATAACTGGGTTGTTAGTGAAGTAGCGTTTACTCAAGGGTATTGGGGCACACACCAGCGAACGCAATGATACTCCGGTTGCTTGAGTGTTGCTCCATATGCACCCAGATTGGTGCTTCTCCCTCTGGCAAATTGCGGACCCAGTATATCAGTTTGTGGAGGTTTGCAGCCCAGTAGTAGTACATGCAACAACTTATGAGACACAATTGAGTATGGGATTGGTAATCATGTACTTCCATCATGATGTTATCAGCCCTTTTACACTCTAAACTTTCAAAGTTTGAAAAGACACCTgaccaaaacacaatgtttattacAGATAAGAGACTAGAAAAACTGGACCCAGAGAGCTGAGCTGCATGTGATGTTAATCTTCAGGTTCCTAGCTTTCAGATAATGTATACTACTTATATGTGGTATctactgttgacctgctatctcCCCATAAAAACCCTCCAACCCAAAAAATGGGTCCATGCTGGTCTCAGGGGGTTAGAAATGGCCGGCTCTACTGataattttcattgttgattaatctgtcacttctttaaaatgttagaaaattgaGAGAAGTTCAGAGAGCCCAAAGTAACGTTGTCAATTTACTCATTTTGTTCAACCAGCAGtcaaacccaaagatatttaatttacaaaCCATTAAAAGGCAGCAAgtcctcacatttaagaagcttgaACCAGCAAACATGTAGTATTTTTTGACAATTATTTTACAGTTGATCGACTAATTTATGATTAAATTGTTGTAGCAGCAAGTTTTCATGCAGTTTCATGGCTGCATGTTTGTTATAATAGTACAACACATGGACTAAACTACACCAGGATCTTTGCAACACATAAACTCCtgcaatttttcaaaacataatttaacaGGAAAAATAATCTGAAGAGAAGATAATAGTCATGTTCTCCGTGTCTTCCAGCACTATCCTCTGTACAGAGTGAGCGATGCCGGCTGCACAGGACTGGATGCTGCACCGCCTGAAGAGCGACACCTGCTGTTCAGAGAGAAATATGACGTGTTGTCTAAGGAGGCCTCACAGAGGGTGAGTACTCTGCAGTCTCATCACACCGCCTCTGCTGGATCTCTCTCGGATCTCCTCTGAAGCGGTTTCATCCaattaaaatacagtacaaCAGTCTGCTGTCAGAAATAGTCCCGTACGGAAGcagcagatgatgatgatgatgatgatgaaactgaTGATGTAAGCGAGCAGCAACAACCAGTCTCTGAGGTAGATGTGGGTTTTCTCtcctcagctgctgcagtggtttaaGCCCCGCCTCATCCTGAGTGGACACACCCACAGCGGATGTGAGGTTCTCCATGACAACAAGTACCCAGAAATCAGCGTGCCGTCGTTCAGCTGGAGGAACAGAAACAACCCCAGCTTCATCCTGGTGAGTAAAAACATCTGGAGAGTTTGGTTGTGTGAGGAGATGATGTAAACAAATGATGGtgaatgattgtgtgtgtgggtgggttcATTCTTTGGGAAGAAAAATAACACTTCTATAGTGTGAATTTATAAAGCAGCTATAATGTAACAGTGTGGTGTTAAAGAGGGTCTTCCCACAGTGATGAGAATTATCACCAGAATCTCCTTTTGTAGTGTCTGGCTGCAGCTGTActgttttgtttcattctcATTTCTCTTATCGCTTTGTTTCCTTGTGCAGCTGGCAGCTGTTGTAAAGGGACacttcatcccaaaatcaaaaattcaCATCAGTGTAGAGACGTCTGCTTCCTCTTGAAtatgatggaactagatggcacttggtttgtggtgctcaaagcaccccTCATTTtaaaacctcaacagcaatgtctctttccagaaatcatgacctggttactcaagatatcccacagaccttgttgtgaccagtttcatgtaggaactactttctctctaccaaactacacctgcatggcgcagaaggaagtgtgcatctactcatgaatgaGAGTGCTCGagacagcgtgagatgtaaacattaatggcgtcctcctcagctgagctgtaacgttagcttggtcagtggtgctaggtgagctcaCTGTGGacgcacgcttccttctgcgcatgATATGGTCACAGGCATGATgcgttttgagcaccacaagctgagccatctagttccattttaCTCtaaagaaagcagacatctctgtggtcgatatctccaacactcggcaactcacacgaaaacaatctagactgataaatagcactacaggtaagaggaaatatatgtatttttgattttggggtgaactgtccctttaagtactACTCGTCCATGTATTTAGGatccaaaaatcataaaagtggtgttcatttctAAACAGTATCTTTCTTGACAAAatatgtaagtatcataaacgttcgccacagagcttattttcggcaataatccaaaatacaAAGGAAAAATCCCATGGGCTTTTTGTtaagggaaccagggtgatgctaaTTTCTTTGTTGGCCTCCAAATAAACATCATCCCTTAAGCACTCTGGTGCAATATGACTAtcgacaataaataaaaataatgtgatttaatgGAAAGCTCTTTGAACAGCTGTGAAATGGATCTTGTGGCAAGATTTCCTTTTTGAAAATATATTATAGTGTCCCAAAAAACTGTGTTATTACAACAAAATTTCAAACAGCACCATTAAATTGTGTTATGGGGACAATGAAAAAATAGGGATTGTATCTTTAAATAGTCAAATTAGCAGAAAAATATCCAGTGAGGAAACAAATAGGAGCTCTGATTTTTAGTGTTTGGAGGCCCCCTGGTGGCTGAGGGGCCCAAAAGCAGACACCTTTGCCATCATTAGCTGTGTCTGTCACCTCTAACCCATTATCCTCCttgtctcccccctcctcccccgtCTCAGGCGTCGGTGTCACCCGGCAATTACGCTTTGTCCAAGTGTTTCCTGCCGGAGGAGAGCACGGTGATCGGCGTGTACTGCTCAGCTGGCGCatgcatgctgctgctgttcctgGCTCACTGTCTGTGGATGAAAGGCCTGCTGCAGTGCCTCAGCCTCTGCCTGCTGGGGAAGCACAAGTCTCTGTGAACTACATTACCCACAGTGCACCAGGACAGAGCCATGAGAGTAGAGTACACCGGACTTGGTAAATACTTGATGTGAGGATTTGCAGATGTGACGTTCCTCTTCTGAACAGGTCCAAAAAATCTGTTCGTGAAAACTTCGATTTGTTTGTCCAAATGTGTCACGGCACTGTGAAGGACAT harbors:
- the mppe1 gene encoding metallophosphoesterase 1; translated protein: MPRFSARWMVAVLLILLVGGAFFFCEYLIYFPTILKCAWPKISHARGGEGIDGRPMDSTVRAMVLSDTHLLGAVGGHWFDKLRREWQMERAFQTALWLLRPEIVFILGDIFDEGKWSSQKHWEDDVRRFHRMFRHSTDTELVVLVGNHDIGFHYEMDWFKLQRFEKVFNASSTRIVTKKGVNFLLVNSVALHGDGCPICQSVEKELIKLSRDLNCSLQNSQSGSGAADSCEGSQLYPPTPPIMLQHYPLYRVSDAGCTGLDAAPPEERHLLFREKYDVLSKEASQRLLQWFKPRLILSGHTHSGCEVLHDNKYPEISVPSFSWRNRNNPSFILASVSPGNYALSKCFLPEESTVIGVYCSAGACMLLLFLAHCLWMKGLLQCLSLCLLGKHKSL